From Micromonas commoda chromosome 3, complete sequence, a single genomic window includes:
- a CDS encoding predicted protein, whose product MARRADVLLASVLGVAVTLTLASLVVDATDARAREPRDPAEKPGASPCWARSPTNASRLVPKEGGCDGFDADEVGGVDRARKLDECACVYAQAVCDVQPGLVCSVPDGRYVCRDEATGAVGGTAGQELRVPCLQSLCTSVTCPLDPRTLPLGDDGASAAKVCDVCEMYGYAAGTGELRAQEGSRCGGEVRAQGLRFGPKAALLAYSAFMFVDFTMAAAAAGKPLPQDLPTTSQYPEYHHGQPSAPVLLPEILEQDTGGDWQTTTTAYEYPPTTTTYEYPPTPPTPPSPSQHPSRPPPLPSLCDVDDLMDVLPSALPSLVPCLSGSTSTCCQNVANIVGESTDADMTDCLCNRDAFDALAGLLMDNVGLDLASRLGECVAKGYRINFPADEGGGGGCDRYEKRETRAYVRPRTERKGVEESGDPDAVARDRPRASVTAQSRARNAAGPRAGSDEAPARGDDR is encoded by the coding sequence ATggcacgccgcgcggatgTCCTCCTGGCCTcggtcctcggcgtcgcggtgaccctcacgctcgcgtccctggtggtggacgcgacggacgcgcgagccCGCGAGCCGCGGGACCCGGCCGAGAAACCCGGAGCGTCGCCGTGCTGGGCCCGAAGCCCCACGAACGCCTCGAGGCTGGTGCCAAAAGAGGGGGGGtgcgacggcttcgacgcggacgaggtgggcggcgtcgatcgcgcgcgaaaGCTCGACGAGTGCGCCTGCGTCTACGCGCAGGCGGTGTGCGACGTGCAGCCCGGCCTCGTGTGTTCGGTTCCAGACGGGCGCTACGTGTGCAGAGACGAGGCtacgggcgcggtgggcgggacAGCCGGGCAGGAGCTGCGGGTTCCCTGCCTTCAGAGCCTCTGCACGTCGGTGACGTGCCCGCTGGACCCGCGAACGCTGCCcttgggcgacgacggcgcgagcgccgcgaaggtgTGCGACGTGTGCGAGATGTACGGGTACGCGGCGGGTACAGGCGAGCTCCGGGCCCAGGAGGGTTCGAGGTGCGGAGGCGAGGTCCGGGCCCAAGGCTTGAGGTTCGGCCCGAAGGCGGCGCTGCTGGCGTACTCAGCCTTCATGTTTGTGGACTTCaccatggccgccgcggcggcgggcaaaCCGCTGCCTCAGGACctgccgacgacgtcgcagTATCCGGAGTATCATCACGGCcaaccgtcggcgcccgtgTTGCTCCCGGAGATCCTCGAGCAAGACACGGGAGGCGACTggcaaacgacgacgaccgcttACGAATACCCGCCGACCACCACCACCTACGAgtacccgccgacgccgccgacgccgccgtctccgtcccAACATCCGTCCCGACCTCCGCCGCTTCCGTCTCTgtgcgacgtggacgatcTCATGGACGTCCTCCCGTCCGCGCTCCCTTCTCTCGTCCCGTGCCTGTCCggctcgacctcgacgtgTTGCCAAAACGTGGCAAACATCGTGGGGGAGTCGACGGACGCTGACATGACCGACTGCCTGTGCAATCGagacgccttcgacgccctcgcggggtTGCTGATGGACAACGTCGGGTTGGACCTGGCCTCTCGCCTGGGCGAGTGCGTCGCGAAGGGGTATCGGATCAACTTCCCGGCGGatgagggcggcggcggcgggtgcgaccGGTACGAAAaacgcgagacgcgcgcgtaTGTTCGGCCCAGAACCGAGAGGAAAGGAGTCGAGGAAAGCGGAgacccggacgcggtcgCTCGAGACCGaccgagggcgtcggtgaCCGCGCAgagtcgcgcgcggaacgcggcgggcccgcgcgcgggaagcgacgaggcgccggcgaggggaGACGATCGATAA
- a CDS encoding JmjN/JmjC protein (Predicted member of the JmjN_JmjC protein family. ChromDB ID: JMJ20104): MVAADGGAIASEPPTGRRAKRTIRAPTKFVDEDGFNDADLQRALKASMKHVRRVSSTTVPECPVFRPTAEQFADPFAYIKSITPEAMPYGIAKIIPPEGWKPPFNEEAGGDGIPFDTKLQTVNRLQEGLHFEDGERYTRDSYRDMADAFKRKYLETHRRVADETERLRRENRGWSDDACEARALEEEFWRIVETDVEKIRVEYGSDLDADVYGSGFAKVPLGSASAAAGATPDSDSDEDGGVPHAWDFGELIRHPSNLLRVVGGDIPGLTRPWLYFGMMFSAFCWHVEDHYLGSVNYMHAGAPKTWYGAPTHAADAFERAVRDIVPGIFKDAPDLLHRLVTLVPPAVLGEGHGVPVCQTLQRAGEFVVTWPRAYHAGFSHGWNVGEAVNFGTADWVPMGRAAVNDYQHGVGKRDSIFSHEKMILDTAKAFVRRYGYGDGSSREDQSLRAPWIARMADALRAELQIIEKEQRAGRAVVTSKGVKEVAGKENEASKHEDEDENCALCKAMPHLAVVHCARCFEIAEKIEFEQAVARARAEGRSAAGAAWALQGGSSSERLRRMGRYHRRRRRNRPVFCLGHALDGNCGHGVTELVMTTNASMDELERVLGALQK, from the exons ATGGTGGCCGCGGACGGAGGCGCGATAGCCTCGGAGCCCCCGACGGGGCGTCGAGCCAAGCGGACCATCCGTGCGCCCACCAAATTCGTCGACGAAGACGGATTCAACGACGCCGATCTTCAgcgcgcgctcaaggcgagCATGAAGCACGTCCGCCGggtctcctcgacgacggtgcCGGAGTGCCCGGTGTTCCGCCCGACCGCGGAGCAGTTCGCCGATCCGTTCGCCTACATCAAGAGCATCACGCCGGAAGCCATGCCCTACGGCATCGCGAAGATAATCCCCCCCGAAG GATGGAAGCCCCCGTTCAACGaggaagccggcggcgacggcattCCCTTCGATACTAAGCTGCAGACCGTCAACCGCCTCCAGGAAGGGCTCCActtcgaggacggcgagagGTACACGCGCGATTCGTACCGTGACATGGCTGACGCGTTCAAGAGAAAGTACCTGGAGACGCATCGGCGCGTGGCGGACGAGACCGAACGGCTGAGGAGGGAGAACCGCGGttggagcgacgacgcgtgcgaggcgaGAGCGCTGGAAGAGGAGTTCTGGAGGATCGTCGAGACGGACGTCGAGAAGATTCGCGTCGAGTACGGAAGCGATCTAGACGCGGACGTGTACGGCAGCGGGTTCGCGAAGGTGCCGCTCGGgtcggcatccgccgccgcgggtgcgacgcCGGACTCGGATTcagacgaggacggcggcgtgccgCACGCGTGGGACTTTGGCGAGCTCATCAGGCACCCGTCGAACCTTCTCCGCGTGGTGGGCGGGGACATACCGGGCTTGACCCGGCCGTGGCTGTACTTTGGCATGATGTTCAGCGCGTTTTGCTGGCACGTCGAGGATCACTACCTGGGGTCCGTAAACTACAtgcacgcgggcgcgccgaagaCGTGGTACGGCgccccgacgcacgcggcggatgcgttcgagcgcgcggtgaggGACATCGTCCCGGGGATCTTCAAGGACGCACCCGACTTGCTGCATCGGCTGGTCACGCTCGTGCCGccggcggtgctcggcgagggacaCGGAGTGCCGGTGTGCCAGACGctgcagcgcgcgggcgagttCGTGGTGACGTGGCCGAGGGCGTACCACGCGGGGTTTTCGCACGGCTGGAACGTGGGCGAGGCTGTGAACTTCGGCACCGCGGACTGGGTCCCGATGGGCAGAGCCGCCGTGAACGACTACcagcacggcgtcggcaaGCGAGACTCGATCTTCTCGCACGAGAAGATGATTCTGGACACCGCGAAGGCGTTCGTGCGGCGGTACGGGTACGGCGACGGGTCATCGCGGGAGGACCAGTCGCTCAGGGCGCCGTGGatcgcgaggatggcggacgcccttcgcgccgagctccagATTATCGAAAAAGAGCAGAGGGCGGGGAGAGCCGTCGTGACGTCAAAGGGTGTCAAGGAGGTTGCCGGGAAGGAGAACGAGGCTTCCAAacacgaggacgaggacgaaaaCTGCGCGCTTTGCAAGGCGATGCctcacctcgccgtcgtgcaCTGCGCCCGTTGCTTCGAAATCGCCGAAAAGATCGAGTTCGAGCAGGCTGTCGctcgggcgagggcggagggccggagcgccgccggcgccgcgtgggcgCTTCAGGGCGGATCGTCTTCCGAGCGTCTCCGGCGGATGGGGCGGTACCacaggcggcgcaggcgcaaCCGGCCGGTGTTCTGCCTCGGGCACGCGCTGGACGGAAACTGCGGGCACGGCGTGACGGAACTCGTGATGACGACCaacgcgtcgatggacgaACTCGAGCGGGTGCTCGGCGCCCTTCAGAAATAA
- a CDS encoding predicted protein, which yields MAPDVSARIRAGHDASPRTPDAIKRPDGPAESSLAGPLRRAVLDDRAAEVRALMKFRSVSENRAPDGDCTAADALLLAIERGSFASTVELVKMRATPLDAACLLAAAASPNPECAAFVIDGCTAAGVSPDSRDHSGRTPLEIATRHRADLTAPHERSPTSHFSPAHRHGDDGGAGAVASSLLRCGAGANVEFSDGATPLIAAARAGRHTVAAALLAHGADPLAVDRSRSMDAVAGGTALHAAAMSGHAECVRVIVDVLRAIMEDDEASAGAFKGANGGDGHMNCLNPFAAFSRIFSSLGPAPPSPGLKGTDWSELTGEDDEKNGGAGSSVAAPSSPVMGSDDDDDEKDEKDGERKPSLLDAGDSIGRSALLLAIAGGNIAAASVLCDAGADRRQRVGDRTLLHVAVERDEPEICEILLRRRDSLTPRALYRSDSFGGGGVGPFGTGVGRGALAGPPAEVDARDSGGRTALMLAAEARKSQCAEVLADRGADQDAAPGLRRKVETLLNVYI from the coding sequence ATGGCGCccgacgtctccgcgcgcatccgcgccgggcacgacgcctcaccgcgcacgcccgacgcgatCAAGCGTCCGGACGGTCCCGCCgagtcgtcgctcgcgggtcCTCTCAggcgcgccgtgctcgacgaccgcgccgcggaggtgcgcgcgctcATGAAGTTTCGATCGGTGAGCGAAAATCGAGCTCCCGACGGCGattgcaccgccgcggacgccctgctcctcgcgatcgagcgcggatcgttcgcgtcgacggtcgagctcgtcaagatgcgcgccacgccgctcgacgcggcgtgtctcctcgccgcggcggcgtcgcccaaccccgagtgcgccgccttcgtcaTCGACgggtgcaccgccgcgggggtctcCCCGGACTCGAGGGATCACTCCGGCCGCACGCCCCTCGAGATCGCCACGAGGCACCGCGCCGATCTCACCGCACCGCACGAACGATCCCCGACGAGCCACTTCTCCCCCGCGCATcgacacggcgacgacggcggcgccggcgccgtcgcctcgtccctcCTGCGatgcggcgcgggcgccaacgTGGAGTTCTCCGACGGTGCGAcgccgctcatcgccgcggcccgcgcggggcggcacaccgtcgccgccgcgctcctcgcgcacggcgccgatCCCCTAGCCGTCGACAGATCCCGAtcgatggacgccgtcgccggcgggacggcgctgcacgcggcggcgatgagcggcCACGCCGAGTGCGTCCGCGtgatcgtcgacgtccttcgCGCCATcatggaggacgacgaggcgtccgcgggtgcCTTCAAGGGTGCGAACGGGGGCGACGGTCACATGAACTGCCTCAACCCGTTTGCGGCGTTTTCGCGCATCTTCAGCTCGCTgggcccggcgccgccgtcgccggggctcAAGGGCACCGACTGGAGCGAGCTCACCGGAGAGGACGATGAGAAGAACGGCGGTGCCGGaagctccgtcgcggcgcccagctCGCCGGTCATGggcagcgacgacgatgacgacgaaaAGGACGAAAAGGATGGGGAACGAAAACCGAGCCTGCTGGATGCTGGCGACTCCATCGGGAGgtccgcgctcctcctcgcgatcgcgggcgggaacatcgccgcggcgtcggtgctctgcgacgcgggcgcggacaggcgccagcgcgtcggcgatcggaCGCTTCTCCACGTGGCGGTGGAACGGGACGAGCCCGAGATTTGCGAAATCTTACTTCGCAGGCGGGACTCGCTGACGCCCAGGGCGCTGTACCGCTCTGATTCgttcggaggaggaggcgtcggGCCTTTCGGGAcgggcgtcgggcggggggcgctcgcgggtccacccgcggaggtggacgcgagggacagCGGCGGGAGGACCGCTctgatgctcgcggcggaggcgagaaAGTCGCAGTGcgccgaggtgctcgccgaccgGGGCGCCGAccaggacgccgcgcccggcctTCGTCGCAAAGTGGAGACGCTCCTCAACGTGTACATCTGA
- the LC1 gene encoding outer arm dynein light chain 1 (Synonyms: ODA-LC1, DLC1): MATPKPTTCKEAIKKFETAKGVKAAEEVKVLLYAQVPPIEKMDAALQTLTACEHLSLSTNNIEKIQPLTGLENLKILSLGKNLIKKLDNLDGVAETLEELWISYNLVEKLKGVQQLTKLRVLYASNNRIEDFDELNKLTELSKLEELLLVGNPIFTEAEEPNAEGSDYRLMVLKRVPQLMKLDGIPVTSEEREKAATFEPAPEE, translated from the exons ATGGCGACCCCCAAGCCGACGACGTGTAAGGAAGCGATCAAGAAGTTCGAGACGGCCAAGGGCGTGaaggccgcggaggaggtgaag GTTCTGCTGTATGCGCAGGTTCCCCCCATCGAGAAGATGGACGCGGCACTTCAGACCCTCACCGCGTGCGAGCACCTCTCGCTGTCCACGAACAACATCGAGAAGATCCAGCCGCTGACGGGCCTGGAGAACCTGAAGATCCTCAGCCTCGGGAAGAATCTGATAAAGAAGCTCGACAACCTGGACGGCGTGGCGGAGACGTTGGAGGAGCTGTGGATCTCGTACAACCTCGTGGAGAAGCTCAAGGGTGTACAACAGCTGACAAAGCTGCGGGTGCTGTACGCGAGCAACAACAGGATCGAGGacttcgacgagctcaacaAGCTGACGGAGCTGTcgaagctcgaggagctgctGCTGGTGGGCAACCCGATTTtcaccgaggcggaggagccgaACGCGGAAGGCAGCGACTACAGGCTGATGGTGCTCAAGCGGGTGCCGCAGCTGATGAAGCTGGACGGAATTCCCGTGACgtcggaggagcgcgagaagGCGGCCACGTTCGAACCGGCGCCTGAGGA